Proteins co-encoded in one Gossypium arboreum isolate Shixiya-1 chromosome 11, ASM2569848v2, whole genome shotgun sequence genomic window:
- the LOC108470509 gene encoding proteasome subunit beta type-4-like, translating to MNFTASKQPESCLLGPESDSQRTLYPYVTGTSVVALKYKDGILMAADMGGSYGSTLRYKSVERMKPIGKHSLLGASGEISDFQEILKYLDELILYDNMWDDGNSLGPKEVHNYLTRVMYNRRNKFNPLWNSLVLGGVKKGEKYLGTVSMIGVNFEDNHVATGFGNHLARPILRQEWHENLSFEDGVKILEKCMRVLLYRDRSAVNKLQIAKITEEGVTISQPYSLKTYWEFSAFENPTQGAVGSW from the exons ATGAAT TTTACGGCTTCAAAGCAACCTGAAAGTTGCTTGCTTGGCCCTGAATCGGATTCCCAAAGGACACT GTACCCATATGTGACAGGAACATCAGTCGTGGCTTTAAAGTATAAAGATGGGATTTTGATGGCTGCTGATATGGGAG GTTCATATGGGTCCACCCTGCGGTACAAGAGTGTGGAGCGAATGAAGCCTATTGGCAAGCATTCCCTTCTGGGTGCTAGTGGAGAAATCAGTGATTTCCAAGAGATTTTGAAGTATCTTGACGAGCTTAT CTTATATGACAATATGTGGGATGACGGCAACTCTTTGGGGCCTAAAGAGGTGCACAATTACTTGACTCGAGTTATGTACAACAGGCGCAACAAGTTCAATCCATTATGGAACTCCCTTGTACTTGGTGGAGTTAAAAAAGGAGAAAAGTATCTTGGAACG GTCAGTATGATTGGTGTAAACTTTGAGGACAATCATGTTGCAACTGGTTTTGGAAACCACCTTGCACGACCAATTCTTCGTCAAGAGTGGCATGAGAACTTGAGCTTCGAGGATGGTGTTAAAATATTGGAGAAATGCATGCGTGTTCTCCTCTATCGTGATAGATCAGCTGTTAACAAGCTTCAG ATAGCTAAGATCACCGAAGAAGGCGTGACGATTTCCCAGCCATATTCGTTAAAGACCTACTGGGAGTTCTCTGCTTTTGAGAATCCTACTCAGGGTGCTGTAGGATCATGGTAG